AACATTGCCTACACCTACGATGCATCGGGTGCTAAGCTGAACCGCAAATCTACAGTTGGAGGTATCACAACTGAGCAGGACTATATCGGTGGTATTGAATACAGCAAAGCTAGTGGAGCAAATCCATTGATCGAACGTATTGCAACAGAAGATGGCTTCCTGTTGAATAGTTCAGGAAATTATAGTTACTATTACAATCTGACAGATCACCTGGGAAATGTGCGTGTTGTACTCAAGAAAGATGGTCCCGCCACAGCTCCTGTTGCCACAGTGATGCAGAAGCAGGATTATTATCCATTCGGAAAGACGAAATCTATTGCAACCAGTATCAATAATAAGTACCTTTATAATGGCAAGGAGATGCAGACTGACTTGAATGGCGGGACGCATACTTTGGGAGGTTCTTATGTATTGGAAGGACAGCTGGATTACGGGGCAAGGTTCTACGACGCTGAAATAGGTCGGTGGAACGTGGTGGATCCGAAAGCAGAACAAGGAAGAAGGTTATCTCCATATAATTATGCGTTCAATAATCCGATACGATTTATTGATCCCGATGGGATGTGGCCGGACGATCCGCCACCATTTGACATAAATGATCCTTTTGGCAATGGAATGTCATTTGTCGAAAATCTTTATTGGGGCGCTCGGGACGCAATTACTTCGGCCGCTGTAACTGCAACTACTTACGTACAATCTTTGGTTACGGATCAGCCAGTTCAAGAAATTCAATATACTTATTCTGAGAATGGAAGGAGTGGTGCTCTTGCCAATGTTTCTGGGAATAAGCATGTTGCCACAGCGTTATCATTAGTAAATGCCGCGGCCTCTTTACCTGTTGGAGGGGGCAATGGTGCGCTTTTAGCTAAGACGCCAGGAACGGCATCTTCTGTAGTTAAATCGGCCACGGAGATTTTAAAAGATAATAAAGCGGCAGGAAAAGTTGGGGAGAACTTTTTAAATGATATATTTGGTGGTACGCCTCAAAAATATTTTCCGACAACAGAAGGAGGAAGGTTTGTTGATAATTTCGTGAAAACGACAGCTCAAGAATCAAAAGTTGGAAGAACACCCGCAAGTTCTCGAATAAAAACACAGGTCGCGAAAGATGCTGCTTTGTTGAAAGATGCTAATAGTGGAGTGAAGAATGTTGAGTGGCACTTTTTTCAAGGAAAGACGGGAACGGGACCTACTAATAATTTAGAGAAATTATTAAAAGATTCAGGTATTAAAATTTTTAAATATTAACAATGTTATATGAGTTATCCTTTGTTTATACCTCCAGAAAAATTCTTTGGTACGAAGAATTTTGAATGGTCTTTAAAAGAAGCAAAAGAATATTTTAATTGGTTTATGTCAATTAAAGAACGGAGGTTAGAGGAATTTCTTAAATATTTGTCTATTGATAGACATGATGTTGGTATATTGGGAAATAAAATGTTTGATTTATTGTTTGAAAATGAGTTTTCGACGGTAACAGAAGGTGGGGAACTTGATCTGACAAATTCAGGTTTTGCCTTAGCTGCTGATGCTTCATTATTTATATCGGACTATATTTTATGGAAGTACGATGGAAAAGTACATTGGGGTATAGTTAAAAGGCCCAAAAGTGCAGTTTCTTATCATCTGCCTGCATTATTTGGGTTTTCAAAAATGCCATACGTAGAATGTATGCGGGGGGGGGTTGCCAATGCTAGATCTATTCTATGGGGGGAGAGTGATAAGGATATTTGGAGAAAAATGACAGAACTGGATTATCTTTTTTCTTAAAATAATACGGCCCAATCCGATAGGATTGGGCTTCTTAGTATCTACAAAGCGGCGATGCTCTTCAGCTTTGCTGCTTTGATAAAAGCGTTAATAGTTGCGAAAATATGCGCCCTGTTCTCCTCATCGAGCCCCTGTACCTCTTTTAACAGCTTAAGCATCTCGTTGTCGATCTGCTCATACTCGCCGTTCTTGACAAGATAGTCGAGTGTTACACCCAGTGCCTCGGCCATCTTTGCAGCCACATCAATGGATGGTATGTTCTCGCCTCTTTCGTACTTTCCTATAATGTCTCCGGAGGTACCGACTTTCTTGCCGAGTTCCCCCTGTGTCATCTTTTTCTGTTTGCGTGCAAACGCTAATCTGTCTCCAAAAGCCATAAATACTTCTTTTTTATGAGTTATTATTGAATAATATTCAAAT
The Sphingobacterium multivorum genome window above contains:
- a CDS encoding helix-turn-helix domain-containing protein, with protein sequence MAFGDRLAFARKQKKMTQGELGKKVGTSGDIIGKYERGENIPSIDVAAKMAEALGVTLDYLVKNGEYEQIDNEMLKLLKEVQGLDEENRAHIFATINAFIKAAKLKSIAAL